In the Malaclemys terrapin pileata isolate rMalTer1 chromosome 12, rMalTer1.hap1, whole genome shotgun sequence genome, one interval contains:
- the LOC128845971 gene encoding olfactory receptor 734-like yields the protein MEKGNCTGATEFILMGLSQMQKVQLLFFFFFLLFYIIIVPGNFLIIFTIQSDPCLSSPMYFFLANLAFLDICYCSVTPPKMLADFFSLCKTISYGGCMAQLFFLHFLGGAEAFLLMAMAYDRYVAICKPLRYATLMNREIRCTLVGAAWAGGFVHGIILFGLSIQLPFCGPNILDNFFCDVHQLVKLACADTYAVEMIMFLNNGVVIMMCFILLIISYAALLLQLRTHSPRWESKVASTCVSHIIVVFVMCGPAIYIYALPFRAAPLKKVVAVFHTVVFPLTNPMIYTLRNKEIKSSMRKLINRYISWRVKS from the coding sequence ATGGAGAAGGGGAACTGCACGGGGGCGACAGAGTTCATACTGATGGGACTATCCCAGATGCAGAAGGTCCagcttctcttctttttcttcttcctgcTCTTCTACATCATCATCGTCCCAGGGAATTTCCTCATTATCTTCACCATCCAGAGTGACCCCTGCCTGAGCTCCCCCATGTATTTTTTCCTGGCTAATCTGGCCTTCCTGGACATCTGCTACTGCTCCGTCACCCCTCCGAAGATGCTGGCCGACTTCTTCTCCCTCTGCAAGACCATCTCCTATGGGGGCTGCATGGCCCAGCTTTTCTTCCTCCACTTCCTGGGGGGCGCCGAGGCCTTCCTGCTCATGGCCATGGCCTATGACCGCTACGTGGCCATCTGTAAACCTCTGCGCTATGCCACACTCATGAACAGAGAGATCCGCTGCACCCTGGTGGGGGCAGCGTGGGCAGGGGGCTTCGTTCATGGCATCATCCTCTTTGGTCTGTCCATCCAGCTGCCCTTCTGCGGCCCCAACATCCTGGACAACTTCTTCTGTGACGTCCATCAGCtggtgaagctggcctgcgcTGACACCTACGCGGTGGAGATGATCATGTTCCTCAACAATGGTGTGGTCATCATGATGTGCTTCATCCTCCTCATCATATCCTATgctgccctgctgctgcagctgcggaCTCACTCCCCCAGGTGGGAGAGCAAAGTGGCCTCCACCTGTGTATCACACATCATCGTGGTCTTCGTGATGTGCGGCCCGGCCATCTACATCTATGCCCTGCCCTTCCGGGCCGCCCCCCTGAAGAAGGTGGTGGCTGTGTTCCACACTGTGGTCTTCCCCCTCACCAACCCCATGATCTACaccctgaggaacaaggagatcaaAAGCTCCATGAGGAAGTTAATCAACAGGTACATATCCTGGCGGGTGAAAAGTTAA